In Chryseobacterium lactis, a single genomic region encodes these proteins:
- a CDS encoding P-loop domain-containing protein, protein MNLKLPQLSTIRIQCNEDIGTAVIYFPDADTDYVYILTAKHCLVGEKFNKTYSKEGILLDQIFNDESLTYHSYVLSDTAVVITSVNNEEDLALIIVPANDIVALTGKRFFSQVIDADDTIQEYTVRGFANFNDQKDDQPFSLKFLENKKHNPNIFTLHHEGSLDTFYQQAMSNVAGLSGSGAYADLFGNLYFVGIIHTYVDGNTFIATKVLAYNNLIDPNKFKLIEELKPETNPEILDSYGKMDKNREIINLRTRETVGSFTVHRDTSLLIRAIKENNLVVIHGKPGVGKSALAKAVVKELKSEGDYTVITLTPENLYCNTLDEAMKSAGYNATIQQIVGSPLSARNVLIWIESFEKLIESEFSGAFNELLQIMKSNSRIILLITVREYLLQRFRIHFYFELPKNNTYLEVNDFNDGEIQLVQDAIPQLKTLLENPKIKHLLHNPYYLDKAVRIIPFLESEQQLDEIKFKKLMWQHIVENGNTARGAVFYEICVKRSREMCLFTDFPGSEDTISQLLRDNIIQQNDIGINPEYSPSHDILEDWALIRFISEQKKLMPDSRTFLESMENNPAIKRAFRLWMEEFYLTEPVKSVSFVHELLQDSLLSQSWKDELLVVSLRSRNAAILLDALKDNLLNNEGRFLKQIMFLLQIGCKRIDPAKQSLDQLLPTGSGWDYIIDFIWDNYATISSFKIDTEYIALIEAWSKQLPDFNPQIIPSCAKSVANFLEDFVHRVQKAFIGAVKYDSVSSVLEPYVKIIFQLTASDPSLVENLIQAAKNPHVGNERWNNIQFLNQIRKCITEGVMADQICRFFPHDVLEIAREDWLNKEEDRRPPYTPIHFRRSDARDFGLSRRFNTEHGFPSAYHTFFYWMFLYHPDKALDFIIIFLNAAFEKNQSVLKSQGEDIEDITVSFHDGTSKSYYGTYDYWSMYRSKRSENRHIASLLMALEAGLLDLIGETTDQQLKGYLQKIIKESNNVAFLGITISVIQAHPELLDENSVCLLGIPIFFWWESSRWMSELYTNEVFNDDEYEKNERTKSNSKVHRRKYYQGLVGFVFDYMFIYRTHNDLLYKEIDKMWEQAPAEEFQWRKFLFDMDARKYQFIPVEYNGKKMLQIQPAYDEEVRKNVTETNDLDTIPAVNVIWAKDAYDNKPIDDHHYEKWREGYDYIQQSKGHFDFMTSKTLMASLGLRDFFTEMDEEQLVWCRKIIMDFAEKNLMGQESMDMYLDVFGKQAALTGLSYNINYGTDEKTILKIKELIFRLLISGLDEQERIALQAGIAHQLVKDDPDFVLNCWYGLLSFIEYKKEMNSIEQRRRDAMWMYGEETENENTDVVKEEEFVDHLTTVVLNGSIEKPAKLSFTLDMPTHWLLDDALRIIPWTTTVAEQHNMVQEVLKLHLEFLGDKKSWSKSDFFESRHAFTFFYPRFLLSQSVEISKPLFKELLNLTITEDKKLNTTDVTNYLYRLLKEFIRSVANGSPKDNFWALWDVLREWTLENETTVYIPLFFMDLDWTAESENWHVLEGKSLYYKEFITKYGFNKINECIKFLSGVAFQQFMPESLSWVALMLKSQNAYEVNRKLLENFAEKAFYKYGNDIKTNKELLADYLFILDFLITIISPKAYMLKDELIQYK, encoded by the coding sequence ATGAATCTAAAGTTACCCCAGCTTTCTACCATCAGAATTCAATGCAATGAAGACATTGGGACCGCAGTTATATACTTTCCAGATGCTGATACTGATTATGTATATATTTTAACCGCTAAACATTGCTTAGTTGGAGAAAAGTTTAACAAAACATATTCTAAAGAAGGAATACTACTGGATCAAATTTTTAATGATGAGTCTTTGACCTATCATTCATATGTTCTTTCAGATACTGCAGTCGTGATAACCTCTGTAAATAATGAAGAAGATCTGGCCTTAATTATTGTACCTGCGAATGATATAGTAGCGCTAACCGGAAAAAGGTTTTTCAGTCAGGTTATTGATGCGGATGATACTATCCAAGAATATACAGTTAGGGGATTCGCAAATTTTAATGATCAAAAAGACGACCAGCCTTTTTCGCTTAAATTTCTTGAAAATAAAAAGCATAATCCGAATATTTTTACATTGCATCATGAAGGATCACTAGATACTTTTTATCAACAGGCCATGTCAAATGTAGCTGGTCTTTCAGGATCAGGAGCATATGCCGATCTGTTCGGAAATCTCTATTTTGTAGGAATAATTCATACTTACGTAGATGGAAATACATTTATAGCAACGAAGGTTTTAGCTTATAATAACCTCATTGATCCTAACAAATTCAAACTCATCGAAGAATTGAAACCCGAAACTAATCCTGAAATATTGGATAGTTATGGGAAAATGGATAAAAATAGAGAAATAATTAATTTGAGAACTAGGGAGACAGTTGGTTCATTCACTGTTCATCGTGACACATCCCTTTTGATTCGTGCTATTAAAGAAAATAATCTTGTCGTTATCCATGGAAAGCCCGGTGTAGGAAAATCAGCTCTGGCGAAAGCCGTCGTGAAAGAATTAAAATCCGAAGGTGATTACACTGTCATTACGCTTACTCCAGAAAATCTCTACTGTAATACCTTAGATGAAGCGATGAAGAGTGCCGGATATAATGCGACAATCCAACAAATTGTCGGTAGTCCTTTATCCGCACGAAATGTTTTGATTTGGATTGAAAGTTTTGAAAAATTAATAGAATCCGAATTTTCGGGGGCATTTAATGAATTGCTCCAAATTATGAAATCAAATTCGCGCATAATTCTTTTAATAACAGTTAGGGAATATTTATTACAGAGGTTTCGCATTCATTTTTATTTTGAGCTTCCAAAAAATAATACATATTTAGAAGTCAATGATTTTAATGATGGAGAGATACAACTAGTTCAGGATGCCATCCCCCAACTTAAAACATTACTTGAAAACCCAAAAATCAAACATTTACTTCATAACCCCTATTATCTTGACAAGGCAGTTCGTATTATTCCTTTCCTGGAAAGTGAGCAACAATTAGATGAAATAAAATTTAAGAAGTTGATGTGGCAGCACATAGTAGAGAATGGAAATACCGCCAGAGGAGCTGTTTTTTACGAAATTTGTGTAAAAAGATCACGAGAAATGTGCCTCTTCACCGACTTTCCAGGAAGCGAAGACACGATTTCTCAACTTTTGAGGGACAATATTATACAACAGAACGATATCGGAATAAATCCTGAATATAGTCCCTCACACGATATTTTAGAGGATTGGGCGCTGATAAGATTTATTTCAGAGCAAAAAAAGCTGATGCCAGACAGTAGAACTTTCTTAGAATCCATGGAAAATAACCCTGCAATAAAAAGAGCATTTCGGTTGTGGATGGAAGAGTTCTACCTTACTGAGCCGGTCAAATCGGTAAGTTTCGTTCATGAACTTTTGCAAGATAGCTTATTGTCGCAATCATGGAAAGACGAACTTTTAGTTGTATCACTCCGTTCCAGGAATGCTGCAATACTTTTAGATGCACTAAAAGATAATCTTCTTAACAACGAAGGGCGATTCCTGAAACAGATAATGTTTTTACTCCAGATCGGATGTAAACGTATCGACCCGGCCAAACAAAGTTTAGATCAGTTATTGCCAACAGGTTCCGGATGGGACTATATTATTGACTTTATTTGGGATAATTATGCTACAATTTCATCGTTCAAAATCGATACCGAATACATAGCACTTATTGAGGCGTGGTCGAAACAACTACCTGACTTCAATCCTCAAATAATCCCATCATGTGCCAAAAGTGTTGCCAACTTTTTGGAAGACTTCGTTCATCGAGTTCAGAAAGCATTTATTGGAGCGGTAAAATATGATTCAGTGAGCTCGGTATTAGAGCCCTATGTAAAAATAATCTTTCAACTGACCGCTTCGGACCCTTCGTTAGTTGAAAACTTAATACAGGCTGCTAAAAACCCACATGTTGGAAATGAGCGATGGAATAATATCCAATTTTTAAATCAAATTCGAAAATGTATTACTGAAGGCGTCATGGCTGACCAAATATGCCGTTTTTTCCCACATGATGTATTGGAGATTGCGAGGGAAGATTGGTTAAATAAAGAAGAAGATAGAAGACCACCTTATACTCCTATCCATTTTCGTAGGTCCGATGCAAGGGATTTCGGTTTGAGCCGACGATTTAATACCGAACATGGTTTTCCAAGTGCCTATCACACATTTTTTTATTGGATGTTTCTCTATCATCCAGATAAAGCATTAGATTTCATTATCATTTTTTTAAATGCTGCGTTTGAAAAAAACCAAAGCGTTTTAAAATCGCAAGGTGAGGATATTGAAGATATTACCGTAAGCTTCCACGATGGCACTTCGAAGTCTTATTATGGGACCTATGACTATTGGTCTATGTATCGAAGTAAAAGATCTGAAAACCGGCATATCGCCTCCTTATTAATGGCTCTTGAAGCTGGACTTTTAGACTTAATTGGGGAAACAACAGATCAACAATTAAAAGGGTACCTTCAAAAAATTATCAAAGAATCTAACAATGTTGCATTTCTGGGAATTACGATAAGTGTAATACAAGCACATCCTGAACTTTTAGATGAAAATTCGGTTTGTTTATTAGGTATACCAATTTTTTTCTGGTGGGAATCAAGCCGATGGATGTCAGAATTATATACTAATGAAGTATTCAATGATGATGAATACGAGAAAAATGAAAGAACCAAGTCCAATTCAAAAGTTCACCGGCGAAAATACTATCAGGGCCTCGTAGGTTTTGTTTTTGATTATATGTTTATCTATCGGACCCATAATGATCTATTATATAAGGAAATTGATAAAATGTGGGAACAGGCTCCAGCTGAGGAATTTCAATGGAGAAAGTTTCTATTTGATATGGATGCCCGTAAATACCAATTTATACCAGTTGAATATAACGGTAAAAAAATGCTCCAGATTCAACCAGCCTATGATGAGGAAGTTCGAAAAAATGTGACAGAAACTAATGATCTTGACACAATACCAGCTGTTAATGTTATCTGGGCAAAAGATGCGTATGACAATAAACCTATTGATGATCACCATTACGAAAAGTGGCGAGAAGGATATGATTATATTCAACAATCAAAGGGTCACTTTGATTTTATGACTTCGAAAACTCTGATGGCATCATTAGGTTTACGCGATTTTTTTACAGAAATGGACGAGGAGCAATTAGTATGGTGCCGGAAAATAATCATGGACTTTGCAGAAAAAAATCTGATGGGCCAAGAATCTATGGATATGTATCTTGACGTTTTTGGTAAGCAGGCGGCTCTTACTGGTCTTTCATATAATATTAATTACGGAACAGACGAAAAAACTATACTGAAAATAAAGGAATTAATTTTTCGATTGCTTATAAGTGGATTGGACGAACAGGAACGAATTGCGCTTCAAGCTGGGATAGCACATCAACTCGTAAAAGATGATCCTGATTTTGTATTAAATTGCTGGTATGGCCTGTTATCCTTCATAGAATACAAAAAAGAAATGAATTCTATTGAACAACGCCGCAGGGATGCTATGTGGATGTACGGGGAGGAAACGGAAAATGAGAATACAGATGTTGTAAAGGAGGAAGAATTTGTGGATCATTTAACAACAGTGGTTCTTAATGGCAGTATTGAAAAACCTGCAAAACTATCATTCACTCTTGATATGCCCACTCACTGGCTTCTTGATGATGCTCTGCGCATTATACCTTGGACAACGACAGTTGCGGAACAACATAACATGGTACAAGAAGTTCTTAAACTTCACCTGGAATTTTTAGGAGACAAAAAATCTTGGAGCAAGTCTGATTTTTTTGAAAGTAGACATGCATTCACGTTCTTCTATCCAAGATTTTTACTTTCACAATCCGTTGAAATTTCAAAGCCTCTTTTTAAGGAATTATTGAATCTTACCATAACTGAAGACAAAAAGCTAAATACCACTGATGTAACAAATTATTTGTATCGGCTCCTCAAAGAATTTATCCGGTCTGTTGCAAATGGCTCACCTAAAGATAATTTTTGGGCACTCTGGGATGTTTTACGAGAGTGGACACTTGAGAATGAAACAACGGTTTACATACCGCTCTTTTTTATGGATCTTGATTGGACTGCGGAATCGGAAAATTGGCATGTGCTTGAAGGAAAAAGCCTTTATTATAAAGAGTTTATTACCAAATATGGATTTAACAAAATAAACGAGTGCATCAAATTTTTGAGTGGTGTGGCTTTTCAGCAGTTTATGCCGGAATCTTTAAGTTGGGTGGCCTTGATGCTTAAAAGCCAAAATGCTTACGAAGTGAATAGGAAGCTATTGGAAAACTTCGCTGAGAAAGCTTTTTACAAATATGGAAACGACATAAAAACTAACAAAGAATTGCTGGCTGATTATCTCTTTATCTTGGATTTTCTAATAACTATCATTTCCCCAAAAGCATACATGTTGAAAGATGAATTAATACAGTACAAATAA
- a CDS encoding DUF1826 domain-containing protein, with protein sequence MDNIFSDNNQIDVVSTFSELVNTGFQGRMNAICWQRNLTGDFKEIVSQLQLNENITEVSVEDLLALQLSEKGNMAKETILNDMQLLTDFGASPSLNLLKNYDRDEEFDFISTDVYSFHVDRSPVGTDTFLCTYYGAASDIIPNNQVIQKILIPEIRDKLKELHDGPESEFEAFLKDNFFDLHYQPKPNAEPVNLGLGNLWRLAVDHPEQKVLPCVHRAPVENDGEYRLLLIC encoded by the coding sequence ATGGACAATATATTTTCTGATAACAATCAAATTGATGTAGTTTCTACTTTTTCTGAACTCGTAAATACCGGTTTTCAAGGAAGAATGAATGCAATTTGCTGGCAAAGAAATTTAACAGGAGACTTTAAAGAAATTGTATCTCAACTTCAGTTAAATGAAAATATTACAGAAGTTTCCGTTGAAGACCTTTTAGCTCTGCAATTGTCGGAAAAAGGAAATATGGCCAAAGAAACGATTTTAAATGATATGCAGTTGCTCACTGATTTTGGAGCATCGCCTTCACTCAATCTGCTTAAAAATTATGATCGGGATGAAGAATTCGACTTTATTTCCACTGATGTGTATTCTTTTCATGTAGATCGTTCACCTGTGGGTACTGATACTTTTTTATGTACCTATTATGGTGCTGCCAGCGATATCATACCCAATAACCAGGTTATCCAAAAAATCCTGATTCCTGAAATCCGGGATAAGCTCAAAGAACTACATGACGGTCCGGAATCTGAATTTGAAGCCTTTTTGAAAGACAATTTCTTTGATCTCCATTATCAGCCTAAACCGAATGCGGAACCTGTCAATCTGGGATTGGGAAATCTCTGGCGACTGGCGGTAGATCATCCGGAGCAGAAAGTCTTACCTTGTGTTCACAGAGCTCCGGTTGAAAATGATGGTGAATATCGGTTGCTTTTGATTTGTTAA
- a CDS encoding YdeI/OmpD-associated family protein — protein sequence MKTMEKQTIYINASVEWRGWLEENHQTEQSVWVICNTRKSNLPTVNWSDLVDEALCFGWIDSTRKTIDEGSFMQLFSRRKSNSTWSKINKEKVQRLIDSQLMKQAGFASIETAKQNGSWNILDSVEDLTIPEDLEDAFRDYEGSKVYFESLSKSVKKMLLQWIVLAKRPETRKKRIDEIVQEAAEKRRPKQFR from the coding sequence ATGAAAACTATGGAAAAGCAGACAATATACATCAATGCCAGTGTAGAATGGCGGGGATGGCTGGAAGAGAATCACCAGACAGAGCAATCTGTCTGGGTGATTTGCAATACCAGAAAATCTAATTTACCCACAGTAAACTGGAGTGACCTGGTAGATGAAGCACTTTGTTTTGGCTGGATCGACAGTACCCGAAAGACCATTGATGAAGGTTCTTTTATGCAGTTATTCAGCAGACGTAAATCCAACAGCACCTGGTCAAAAATCAATAAAGAGAAAGTTCAGAGGCTCATTGATAGTCAACTGATGAAGCAGGCAGGCTTTGCCAGCATTGAAACAGCAAAACAAAATGGCTCGTGGAATATCCTGGATAGTGTAGAAGATTTGACCATTCCAGAAGATTTAGAGGATGCTTTTAGAGATTATGAGGGTTCAAAAGTATATTTTGAAAGCTTAAGTAAATCAGTTAAAAAAATGCTTTTACAATGGATTGTTTTGGCCAAACGACCTGAAACCCGCAAGAAACGCATCGATGAAATAGTGCAGGAGGCTGCCGAAAAAAGAAGACCAAAACAATTCCGATAA
- a CDS encoding VOC family protein, translating into METILRGLTTVSFYASNLEEAKKWYTNFLNIEPYFSAPGYVEFRIGDYQHELGIIDSQYAPEGATERTGGALIYWHVDHLQKTLDKLLSSGAELYQPIIDRSGGKGDFVTASVVDPFGNILGIMTNRHYVEIIKLRNSFL; encoded by the coding sequence ATGGAAACAATTTTGCGTGGGTTAACAACAGTAAGTTTTTATGCTTCAAATCTTGAAGAAGCAAAAAAATGGTATACGAACTTTTTAAATATCGAGCCGTACTTCAGTGCGCCGGGATACGTTGAGTTCCGCATTGGGGACTATCAGCATGAATTAGGGATTATTGATAGTCAATATGCCCCCGAAGGTGCAACAGAACGCACTGGAGGAGCTCTTATATACTGGCATGTAGATCATTTACAGAAAACTCTTGACAAGCTGCTTTCCTCAGGAGCAGAATTGTACCAACCGATTATTGACCGAAGTGGGGGAAAAGGTGATTTTGTAACGGCTTCTGTCGTTGATCCCTTTGGTAATATTTTAGGAATAATGACCAATAGGCATTATGTAGAAATAATAAAACTCAGAAATAGCTTCCTATGA
- a CDS encoding BamA/TamA family outer membrane protein: MKSIFPCFLLIIYSFFVQAQSTLPQATSDSVRKPVIPQKDIADILHRILHKKDNADTVRAGKKFNWSLIPAAGYTLQTGFAGVVSGNIGFYQEHSEGQKISNISTSYTYSQYKQTIFPLYANIWTKGNKINIISDFKYLNYPSEVYGLGGKRISIEANSNTAYTVNFKYIKLHQSIMFKVLKDFYLGGGIYYDQFWNIKITDSLGTRINRLLSRDLKTSERASGLAIKALYDNRINQITPQNGEYLSITYRPNFIFMGSQSNWSSLQIDARKYIHFPASSENVLAFWGFAWLNTSKTAPPYLMLPSTGWDDQNNLGRGYIQSRFRGRNMYYYENEYRFGITRNGLLGGVVFANVQSFSADLSDEYKKLLFGYGVGLRIKLNKHSNTNLCIDYGFGQNNSHGFFANIGEVF; encoded by the coding sequence ATGAAAAGCATTTTCCCTTGTTTTCTTCTTATTATATATTCTTTCTTTGTCCAGGCACAAAGCACTCTACCACAAGCTACATCCGACTCCGTCCGAAAACCTGTAATCCCACAAAAGGATATTGCAGATATTCTTCATCGGATATTGCATAAAAAAGATAATGCAGATACCGTAAGAGCAGGGAAAAAGTTTAACTGGTCATTGATTCCTGCCGCAGGATATACTTTACAGACAGGATTTGCCGGTGTTGTAAGTGGAAATATCGGTTTTTACCAGGAACACTCGGAAGGCCAGAAAATTTCTAATATCAGCACCAGCTATACCTACTCTCAATACAAACAAACCATCTTTCCTTTATATGCCAATATCTGGACAAAAGGGAATAAAATAAATATCATCAGTGATTTTAAATATCTCAATTATCCATCGGAAGTTTATGGTCTGGGAGGTAAAAGAATTTCAATAGAAGCCAACTCCAACACCGCCTACACCGTTAATTTTAAGTATATCAAATTACATCAATCCATTATGTTCAAGGTGTTAAAAGACTTTTATCTTGGGGGTGGAATTTACTATGATCAGTTTTGGAATATTAAAATAACGGATTCGTTGGGAACAAGGATTAACCGTCTTCTTTCCCGGGATTTAAAAACCTCTGAAAGGGCATCCGGACTGGCCATAAAAGCATTATACGATAACAGGATCAACCAGATTACTCCACAGAATGGCGAATATCTAAGCATTACCTATCGTCCCAATTTTATATTTATGGGAAGCCAGTCTAATTGGTCATCGCTGCAAATAGATGCCAGAAAGTACATCCATTTCCCTGCATCTTCTGAAAATGTTCTTGCATTTTGGGGGTTTGCATGGCTCAATACCAGCAAAACAGCTCCGCCCTATCTTATGCTGCCAAGTACAGGGTGGGATGACCAGAACAATCTGGGAAGAGGATATATACAAAGCCGGTTTCGTGGCCGTAATATGTACTATTATGAAAATGAATATCGTTTTGGAATCACCAGAAATGGATTGCTAGGGGGAGTAGTTTTTGCCAATGTGCAGTCATTTTCTGCAGATCTTTCTGATGAATACAAAAAGTTGTTGTTCGGATATGGAGTCGGATTACGAATTAAACTGAACAAACACAGTAACACCAATTTATGCATCGATTATGGCTTTGGACAAAATAATTCCCATGGCTTTTTTGCTAATATCGGTGAGGTATTCTAG
- a CDS encoding T9SS-dependent choice-of-anchor J family protein — MKKVLFFMALLMTLCVNAQTIIFEENFDSTPQYALPSGWTTIRGSSNILSKAWFCTYPSAYNVFSGRVCANALANANETNDLVTPEIALGSGNSYSLSFSWLVYYKTNMLSVFVLEANDTFTGNETPVYQKQFSGTDVLLPNIDLSSYAGQNVKIYFRTKGLVDGLTSTDIDDVKITQQPLLGTSEIGANTTMGIYPNPSSDFVNLKTGSKITKAEVFDMAGRKVNAAVKDDKVDVRALQPGTYMINVETKNKKYSQKFIKK; from the coding sequence ATGAAAAAAGTATTATTTTTTATGGCATTGCTGATGACGTTATGTGTCAATGCCCAGACTATTATTTTTGAAGAGAATTTTGATTCAACACCGCAGTATGCACTCCCTTCAGGTTGGACAACAATACGTGGGAGTAGCAATATTCTTAGTAAGGCATGGTTCTGTACATATCCATCTGCATACAATGTTTTTTCAGGGCGAGTATGTGCTAATGCCCTAGCAAATGCAAATGAAACTAATGACTTAGTAACTCCTGAAATAGCTTTGGGATCTGGGAATTCTTATTCGTTATCATTTTCATGGCTAGTATATTATAAAACCAATATGCTATCTGTCTTTGTATTAGAAGCTAATGATACATTTACAGGTAACGAAACACCTGTTTATCAAAAGCAATTTTCTGGGACTGACGTTTTACTTCCAAATATTGATTTATCTTCATATGCCGGACAAAATGTTAAGATCTATTTTAGAACTAAAGGATTAGTAGATGGATTAACTTCTACAGATATTGACGATGTTAAAATTACACAACAGCCGTTACTTGGTACCTCAGAAATAGGAGCCAATACAACAATGGGCATCTATCCTAATCCTTCATCAGATTTTGTAAACCTGAAAACCGGTTCAAAAATCACCAAAGCTGAAGTTTTTGATATGGCGGGAAGAAAAGTAAATGCAGCAGTAAAGGATGATAAAGTTGATGTAAGAGCCCTTCAACCGGGAACGTATATGATCAATGTCGAAACCAAAAACAAAAAATATTCACAGAAGTTTATTAAAAAATAG
- the glsA gene encoding glutaminase A — MKKNSFLPAAKGMVLAAFLSLNTFTYAQKTAEAPAISEKTLNSILEKNRTYYTQGKVADYIPELGKMDAKAIAFSVVDKNGKVYNTGDVSKKFTMQSISKIIALMIAVTERGEANVFDKMGYFGSDKPFNHFSNLETTGKPLNPMMNAGAILTTSLISGDGDKPFLKVLDMVRFITKNPTIEYSKSVYESEKATGHRNRGMFYLMKNNGLISGNEDQLDNYFRQCSIELTAEDLAKIGYFFANQCVRFDGDTTYKNAEIAKLIESQMLTAGMYEFSGEYSRTVGLPSKSGVGGGITVSVPGKMGIGVFSPSLDQHGNSLAGYHMILDMVKQFGLSIF, encoded by the coding sequence ATGAAAAAAAATAGCTTTTTACCGGCAGCAAAAGGAATGGTGCTTGCCGCATTTCTTTCCTTAAACACGTTTACTTATGCTCAGAAAACAGCAGAAGCTCCTGCCATTTCTGAAAAAACCTTAAACAGCATTCTTGAGAAAAACAGAACCTATTATACTCAAGGCAAAGTAGCCGATTATATTCCCGAACTGGGAAAGATGGACGCTAAAGCTATTGCCTTTTCGGTAGTCGATAAAAATGGTAAAGTTTACAATACAGGAGATGTCAGCAAAAAATTTACGATGCAAAGTATCTCCAAAATCATTGCGTTGATGATCGCTGTAACGGAAAGAGGTGAAGCCAACGTCTTTGATAAAATGGGCTATTTCGGATCTGACAAACCTTTTAATCATTTCTCGAATCTTGAAACAACGGGTAAACCGCTTAATCCCATGATGAATGCGGGAGCGATTCTTACCACGTCTTTAATTTCGGGAGATGGAGATAAACCTTTTTTAAAAGTTTTGGATATGGTAAGGTTTATTACCAAAAATCCAACGATTGAATATAGTAAATCGGTCTATGAATCCGAAAAAGCAACGGGACATCGTAACCGTGGCATGTTTTACCTGATGAAAAATAACGGACTGATCTCCGGAAATGAGGATCAGCTGGATAATTATTTCAGACAGTGTTCTATTGAGCTTACTGCCGAAGATCTGGCTAAAATCGGTTATTTCTTTGCCAATCAATGTGTCCGTTTTGATGGAGATACTACCTACAAGAATGCAGAGATCGCCAAATTAATAGAATCACAAATGCTTACTGCCGGAATGTACGAGTTCAGTGGTGAATATTCCCGAACGGTAGGATTACCTAGCAAATCCGGTGTTGGTGGTGGAATTACCGTAAGTGTTCCCGGAAAGATGGGAATCGGGGTTTTCAGTCCTTCTTTGGATCAGCATGGGAATTCACTGGCAGGGTATCATATGATTTTAGATATGGTGAAACAATTTGGATTAAGCATTTTTTAA